A single region of the Arthrobacter sp. PAMC25564 genome encodes:
- a CDS encoding DUF485 domain-containing protein, with protein sequence MGHDAQETDAAAAVDFKEVQSTERFQELRKRHRSFVFPMAIAFLLWYFAYVLLADYAVGFMSTKVWGNINIGLILGLLQFVSTFAITGWYVSYSNRKLDPIAAEIRHEIEGHEFDKHGNQIGGVTK encoded by the coding sequence ATGGGTCACGACGCCCAAGAAACGGACGCCGCGGCGGCCGTGGATTTCAAGGAAGTCCAGTCGACGGAGCGGTTCCAGGAACTTCGCAAACGTCACCGCAGCTTTGTTTTTCCCATGGCCATAGCATTCCTGCTCTGGTACTTCGCCTACGTCCTGCTGGCTGACTACGCGGTCGGCTTTATGTCCACGAAGGTCTGGGGCAACATCAACATCGGCCTGATCCTGGGCCTGCTGCAGTTCGTGTCCACGTTCGCCATCACCGGCTGGTACGTCAGCTACTCAAACCGCAAGCTTGACCCCATCGCCGCCGAGATCCGCCATGAGATCGAAGGCCATGAGTTCGACAAGCACGGCAACCAGATTGGCGGGGTAACAAAATGA
- a CDS encoding cation acetate symporter: protein MMGMVPAVNVADLKDTTLLNMGIFALFVAITMVIVIKASRNNKTAADYYAAGRSFTGPQNGTAIAGDYLSAASFLGITGAIAINGYDGFMYSIGFLVAWLVALLLVAELLRNTGKFTMADVLSFRLKQRPVRIAAAISTLAVCFFYLLAQMAGAGSLISLLLGISDWGGQALVIIVVGALMIMYVLIGGMKGTTWVQIIKAMLLIAGAAVMTFWVLAIYGFNLSDLLGGAVETSKNPNMLNPGLQYGKTETSKLDFMSLGLALVLGTAALPHVLMRFYTVPTAKEARKSVVWSIWLIGIFYIFTLVLGYGAAALVGADTIKAAPGGVNSAAPLLAFHLGGPLLLGFISAVAFATILAVVAGLTITAAASFAHDIYANVIAKGKADADTEVKVARRTVVVIGILAIIGGIFANGQNVAFLVALAFAVAASANLPTIVYSLFWRRFTTQGAVWSMYGGLGSAIILIALSPVVSGAKTSMIPGANFAIFPLSNPGLVSIPLAFLLGWLGTVLDKNLEDTTKQAEMEVRSLTGVGAEKATEH, encoded by the coding sequence ATGATGGGAATGGTTCCCGCAGTCAACGTTGCGGATCTCAAAGACACCACCCTGCTGAACATGGGCATCTTCGCCCTGTTCGTCGCGATCACCATGGTGATCGTGATCAAGGCCAGCCGCAATAACAAGACCGCGGCCGACTACTACGCGGCCGGGCGTTCCTTCACCGGGCCCCAGAACGGCACCGCCATCGCGGGCGACTACCTCTCGGCTGCCTCGTTCCTTGGCATCACCGGCGCCATCGCCATCAACGGCTACGACGGCTTCATGTACTCCATCGGCTTCCTCGTCGCGTGGCTGGTGGCCCTGCTGCTCGTCGCCGAGCTGCTCCGCAACACGGGCAAGTTCACCATGGCTGACGTGCTCTCGTTCCGCCTCAAGCAGCGCCCGGTGCGCATCGCCGCGGCGATTTCCACGCTCGCCGTCTGCTTTTTCTACCTTCTGGCGCAGATGGCAGGCGCCGGAAGCCTGATCTCCCTGCTCCTGGGCATCAGCGACTGGGGCGGCCAGGCGCTGGTGATCATCGTCGTCGGCGCCCTGATGATCATGTACGTCCTGATCGGTGGCATGAAGGGCACCACCTGGGTCCAGATCATCAAGGCAATGCTCCTGATCGCCGGTGCCGCGGTCATGACCTTCTGGGTCCTGGCCATCTACGGCTTCAACCTCTCCGATCTGCTCGGCGGTGCCGTGGAGACGTCCAAGAACCCCAACATGCTCAACCCCGGCCTGCAGTATGGCAAGACCGAAACGTCCAAGCTCGACTTCATGTCACTGGGCCTGGCCCTGGTCCTGGGCACCGCCGCCCTGCCGCACGTGCTGATGCGCTTCTACACGGTCCCCACCGCCAAGGAAGCACGCAAGTCAGTGGTGTGGTCCATCTGGCTGATCGGTATCTTCTACATCTTCACGCTGGTCCTGGGCTACGGCGCAGCGGCGCTGGTGGGTGCCGACACGATCAAGGCGGCTCCGGGCGGGGTCAACTCCGCGGCACCGCTGCTCGCTTTCCACCTCGGCGGACCGCTGCTGCTCGGCTTCATCTCGGCGGTGGCCTTCGCCACCATCCTGGCTGTTGTCGCCGGCCTCACCATCACCGCGGCGGCGTCCTTTGCCCATGACATCTACGCCAACGTCATCGCCAAGGGCAAGGCCGACGCCGACACCGAGGTCAAGGTTGCCCGCCGCACCGTTGTGGTCATCGGCATCCTGGCCATCATCGGCGGGATCTTCGCCAACGGACAGAACGTCGCGTTCCTGGTGGCGCTCGCCTTCGCCGTGGCCGCCTCGGCCAACCTGCCCACTATCGTGTACTCGCTGTTCTGGCGCAGGTTCACCACCCAGGGCGCGGTGTGGAGCATGTACGGCGGACTCGGCTCGGCCATAATCCTGATCGCGCTGTCCCCGGTGGTCTCGGGCGCCAAGACCTCGATGATCCCGGGAGCCAACTTCGCGATCTTCCCGCTGAGCAACCCCGGCCTCGTCTCCATCCCGCTCGCGTTCCTCCTGGGCTGGCTCGGCACGGTGCTGGACAAGAACCTTGAAGACACCACCAAGCAGGCCGAAATGGAAGTCCGCTCCCTCACCGGAGTGGGCGCCGAAAAGGCCACCGAGCACTAG